In Caldilineales bacterium, the following proteins share a genomic window:
- a CDS encoding zinc ribbon domain-containing protein: protein MWLIAALVLMLLTGLVIFWPYLRPQVALGPAVDLDPRLVDLYAQRDKLYQAVRDARLDLETGKLTAGDFEQHEAGLKQRAAEVLRAIDQVEGDLLSPQLDARLEAEIAAARSARGSDDHSLEASIAAARRSRQGGGVLAPAVAGADRFCGHCGNPLQMGDRFCGKCGQAVRAA, encoded by the coding sequence ATGTGGCTCATCGCTGCTCTCGTCCTCATGCTTCTCACCGGCCTGGTGATTTTCTGGCCCTATCTGCGCCCGCAGGTTGCGCTCGGCCCGGCGGTTGATCTGGACCCGCGCCTGGTCGATCTGTATGCCCAGCGCGACAAACTCTATCAGGCGGTGCGCGATGCTCGCCTGGATCTGGAGACGGGCAAGCTGACGGCGGGGGATTTCGAGCAGCACGAGGCCGGGTTGAAGCAACGGGCGGCGGAGGTTTTGCGGGCCATCGACCAGGTGGAGGGGGACCTGCTCTCACCGCAACTTGACGCCAGGTTGGAGGCCGAGATCGCTGCTGCTCGTTCGGCGCGAGGCTCGGACGATCACTCGCTGGAAGCATCGATTGCCGCCGCCCGGCGCAGCCGGCAGGGTGGTGGGGTTCTGGCTCCGGCTGTGGCCGGCGCCGACCGCTTCTGCGGCCATTGCGGTAACCCGCTGCAAATGGGTGATCGTTTCTGCGGCAAGTGCGGACAGGCCGTGCGCGCTGCCTAG
- a CDS encoding cellulase family glycosylhydrolase, which yields MTLRRLALVLFIPIPFLVCALLLGLGWRLGWWFDRTGEEKLSAQIKGLGDLTADWLRPRLDLASDQPAAHSGVDPFGVNVFLEQEPDPAVRERVVKMAAEAGFHWLRQEFPWEDIEIHGKGDFEDRRHEPYRSAWEKYDHIVDLAQQNGMELIVRVSNPPEWTRAQGDAVGTFAPPDDYQDFADFATALVGRYKGRVKYYQLWNEPNIYPEWGNYAISPEDYTRLLCTAARAARQADPNVVIINGALASTIVLDPAASPPGNALNDLLFLQRMYDAGARDCFDIVAMQGYGLWSGPTDERMNPRVINFARPQLVRDLMVANGDAAKAIWISEMNWNAVPDAVADKRFGQVSEAQQAQYLPLAYARLQHDWPWLGVANTWYFKRPDFSWRDENKPEYYFRLAEPDFTPLPVYESMKAYAPAVAAAPTMHPGAHPPDHWAIQGDAYRLEPRPASTLGQVGLLPAGGELSLRFDGASLRLIPPAQAPDTAEITVVVDGGRPQTHTVEPGRELRIRGRGDGPHQVVIRAQDEVWVDHWQVNGGDRSRWFWPLLAGFTVLWGLYLLSVWRGVRRSRRGAA from the coding sequence ATGACCCTCCGCCGCCTCGCCCTCGTCCTCTTCATCCCCATACCCTTCCTCGTCTGCGCCTTGCTGTTGGGGCTAGGCTGGCGCCTGGGCTGGTGGTTCGACCGCACGGGTGAGGAAAAACTCTCGGCGCAGATCAAGGGCCTGGGCGATCTCACCGCCGATTGGCTGCGCCCGCGCCTCGACCTGGCCAGCGACCAGCCTGCCGCCCACAGCGGCGTCGATCCCTTCGGCGTCAACGTCTTCCTCGAACAGGAGCCTGACCCGGCCGTGCGCGAGCGCGTGGTCAAGATGGCCGCCGAAGCGGGCTTCCACTGGCTGCGGCAGGAATTCCCCTGGGAAGACATCGAAATCCACGGCAAGGGCGATTTCGAGGACCGCCGGCACGAGCCATACCGCTCGGCCTGGGAAAAGTACGACCACATCGTCGATCTGGCTCAGCAGAACGGGATGGAACTGATCGTCCGCGTCAGCAACCCGCCGGAATGGACGCGGGCGCAGGGTGACGCCGTGGGCACTTTCGCCCCGCCCGACGACTACCAGGACTTCGCCGACTTCGCCACCGCGCTCGTGGGCCGCTACAAAGGCCGGGTGAAGTACTACCAGCTCTGGAACGAGCCGAACATCTATCCCGAATGGGGCAACTACGCCATCAGCCCCGAAGACTACACCCGTCTGCTCTGCACCGCCGCTCGCGCCGCCCGCCAGGCCGACCCGAACGTCGTCATCATCAACGGCGCCCTCGCCTCCACCATCGTCCTCGACCCTGCCGCTTCGCCGCCCGGCAACGCCCTCAACGACCTCCTCTTCCTCCAGCGCATGTACGACGCCGGCGCCAGAGATTGCTTCGATATCGTGGCCATGCAGGGATACGGCCTCTGGTCTGGCCCGACCGACGAGCGTATGAACCCGCGCGTGATCAACTTCGCCCGCCCCCAACTGGTGCGCGACCTGATGGTGGCCAACGGCGACGCCGCCAAAGCCATCTGGATCAGCGAAATGAACTGGAACGCCGTCCCCGACGCGGTGGCGGACAAACGCTTCGGCCAGGTCAGCGAAGCACAGCAGGCCCAGTACCTGCCCCTGGCCTACGCGCGCTTGCAGCACGACTGGCCCTGGCTGGGCGTGGCCAACACCTGGTATTTCAAACGCCCCGACTTTAGTTGGCGTGATGAAAACAAGCCCGAATACTACTTTCGCCTGGCCGAGCCGGACTTCACGCCCCTGCCGGTCTACGAGAGCATGAAAGCCTACGCTCCCGCCGTCGCCGCGGCGCCGACCATGCACCCCGGCGCCCACCCGCCCGACCACTGGGCCATCCAGGGCGACGCCTACCGCCTCGAACCCCGGCCCGCCTCCACTCTCGGCCAGGTCGGCCTGCTCCCGGCCGGCGGCGAACTGAGCCTGCGCTTCGATGGCGCCTCCCTGCGCCTGATCCCGCCCGCCCAGGCGCCCGACACAGCGGAGATCACAGTCGTGGTGGATGGAGGCAGGCCGCAGACCCACACCGTCGAGCCAGGCCGAGAGCTGCGCATCCGTGGCCGGGGGGATGGTCCGCACCAGGTCGTCATCCGGGCGCAGGACGAAGTGTGGGTCGATCATTGGCAGGTCAACGGCGGCGACCGCTCGCGCTGGTTCTGGCCGCTGCTGGCGGGATTCACGGTCCTGTGGGGGCTTTATCTGCTGAGTGTGTGGCGCGGGGTGCGGCGAAGCAGGCGGGGCGCAGCCTGA
- a CDS encoding TlpA family protein disulfide reductase has product MSQMPLPTAPSSKPRSRAGSLLLVGGVAVVGLILLAVFYYGILHPPSVRVGSGKAPEFTFTNYGFGLSEFDGQTIRLSELRGKPVVVNFWASWCVPCREEQAGLEQAWQKYRDQVWFVGLDYLDQEPNARSYLSEFAVSYPNGADKGGRAYSTYHIQGVPETFFIDAEGNIQGFFVGPIPQPELERRIEALIASSSSS; this is encoded by the coding sequence ATGAGCCAGATGCCGCTTCCTACCGCCCCCTCGTCGAAGCCGCGCTCGCGGGCCGGCAGCCTGTTGTTGGTCGGCGGCGTCGCCGTCGTCGGCCTGATCCTGCTGGCCGTGTTCTATTATGGCATCCTCCATCCGCCCAGCGTGCGCGTTGGCTCGGGCAAGGCGCCGGAATTCACCTTCACCAACTACGGCTTCGGGCTGTCGGAGTTCGACGGCCAGACCATACGGCTGTCGGAGCTACGCGGCAAGCCGGTGGTGGTCAACTTCTGGGCGAGCTGGTGTGTGCCCTGCCGCGAAGAACAGGCCGGGCTGGAGCAGGCCTGGCAAAAATACCGGGATCAGGTCTGGTTCGTCGGCCTGGATTATCTGGATCAAGAGCCGAACGCCCGCTCATACCTGAGTGAGTTTGCCGTCAGCTATCCCAACGGCGCCGATAAAGGCGGCCGAGCCTATAGCACCTACCACATCCAGGGCGTGCCAGAGACGTTCTTCATCGACGCCGAGGGCAACATCCAGGGTTTCTTCGTCGGCCCCATCCCCCAGCCAGAGCTGGAACGACGCATCGAGGCGTTGATCGCCTCATCCTCAAGTTCTTGA
- a CDS encoding cytochrome c-type biogenesis protein CcmH, protein MRRFLLAAFFLLLIALPAFAQEGDPKEKLTKELWCPICNGIRLDVCEQQVCEQMREMIDVSLDAGKTPEQIKADFIDLYGPEVLGEPPREGFNLVAWIMPVVLLVGGLAIVAYLTLRWTRRPAPAVIPPGPPTPPAAGPTPQDPYLARVERDLGDL, encoded by the coding sequence ATGCGCCGTTTCCTTCTTGCCGCCTTTTTTCTCTTGCTCATTGCACTCCCGGCTTTTGCCCAGGAGGGCGACCCCAAAGAAAAACTGACCAAAGAACTCTGGTGCCCTATCTGCAACGGCATCCGCCTGGATGTGTGCGAACAGCAGGTCTGCGAGCAAATGCGGGAGATGATCGACGTCAGCCTGGACGCCGGCAAGACGCCGGAGCAGATCAAAGCCGATTTCATCGATCTCTATGGGCCGGAGGTGTTGGGCGAGCCGCCGCGGGAGGGCTTCAACCTGGTGGCCTGGATCATGCCAGTTGTGCTGCTGGTGGGCGGCCTCGCCATCGTCGCCTATCTGACCCTGCGTTGGACTCGCCGTCCGGCCCCGGCAGTCATCCCGCCCGGCCCCCCGACGCCGCCAGCCGCAGGCCCCACCCCGCAGGACCCCTATCTCGCTCGCGTCGAACGCGACCTGGGTGATCTATGA
- a CDS encoding heme lyase CcmF/NrfE family subunit, which produces MVDIGFIALLLALVVTMYGIVASLFGGLRRNAVLATSGRNALFAMCGLVTVAVVALWYLLLTNDMSVEYVSSHSERGLPTFYRFSSLWGGQAGSLLFWGWLLALYGALMVALEWKREPRRGPYMVAILLAVQLFFLVINVWAANPFNRLWLLPDGSTHGAVFKPAGASLFIPADGNGLNPLLQNYWMVIHPVFLYLGYVGLTLPMVLAVSSLISGQLDDGWVKTVRKWTLIPWLFLAIGILMGSQWAYVELGWGGFWAWDPVENASFIPWLTATAFLHSIVIQHQRGMLKVWNMVLAFISFWLVVIGTFITRSGIIDSVHAFALSNVGPLFLSFIVLTFLTFLALLWMRLPQLQGASELDSMLSREAAFLYVNVLFLVAAFATLFGTVFPIISQGLTQTKIAVGPPYFNKVDGPLFLAILVLMAIGPLLGWRRSSPEMLRRNLTPPIAFSIAVIALLIMMVTRRWVPVVAWGVCALVVGAILWEYYRGARARHIAAKESWPVALGQIMIRNQRRYGGYIVHLGIIFITVAVTGVSNFQFNLKTSLNLNESATLAGYTFTFVGLQEERASNHDAMIATVQVTKNGRSVATLTPRMNFYTAVSGRDMGPTTEVGVRSNLREDVYIVFNGWEQNGQLGAFEIFVNPLMLWMWIGGVILIAGTLFALWPITVRATRRVSVPAALQPAQP; this is translated from the coding sequence ATGGTCGATATCGGTTTCATTGCCCTTTTGTTGGCGCTGGTCGTGACGATGTACGGCATCGTCGCCAGTCTCTTCGGTGGTCTGCGCCGCAACGCTGTGCTGGCAACCAGTGGACGCAACGCCCTGTTCGCCATGTGCGGCTTGGTCACTGTGGCGGTGGTAGCCCTTTGGTACCTACTGCTGACCAACGACATGTCGGTCGAGTATGTGTCCAGCCATAGCGAGCGCGGCCTGCCTACCTTCTACCGTTTCTCGTCGCTCTGGGGCGGCCAGGCAGGGTCGCTGCTGTTTTGGGGCTGGCTACTGGCGCTCTATGGCGCTCTAATGGTGGCGCTGGAATGGAAACGCGAGCCGCGACGCGGGCCGTACATGGTCGCCATTCTCCTGGCCGTGCAGCTCTTCTTCTTGGTCATCAACGTCTGGGCCGCCAACCCCTTCAACCGGCTCTGGCTACTGCCCGATGGCTCCACCCACGGCGCTGTCTTCAAACCGGCCGGCGCTTCGCTCTTTATCCCCGCCGATGGCAACGGCCTCAACCCCCTGCTCCAGAACTATTGGATGGTCATCCATCCCGTTTTCCTCTACCTGGGCTATGTCGGCCTGACCCTGCCTATGGTCCTGGCCGTTTCCAGCCTCATCTCCGGGCAACTCGACGATGGCTGGGTGAAGACCGTGCGCAAGTGGACGCTCATCCCCTGGCTTTTCCTAGCCATTGGCATCCTCATGGGCAGCCAGTGGGCCTATGTCGAGTTGGGCTGGGGCGGTTTCTGGGCCTGGGACCCGGTCGAGAACGCCTCTTTCATCCCCTGGCTGACGGCGACGGCCTTCCTGCACAGCATCGTCATCCAGCATCAGCGTGGGATGCTGAAGGTGTGGAACATGGTGCTGGCTTTCATCAGTTTCTGGCTGGTGGTCATCGGCACCTTCATTACCCGTAGCGGCATCATCGACTCGGTGCACGCCTTCGCGCTCTCCAACGTCGGGCCTCTGTTCCTGAGTTTCATCGTCCTCACTTTCCTCACCTTCCTGGCCCTGCTGTGGATGCGGCTGCCGCAATTGCAAGGCGCGAGCGAGCTGGACTCGATGCTGAGCCGCGAGGCGGCCTTCCTCTATGTCAATGTCCTCTTTCTGGTGGCCGCCTTCGCCACCCTCTTCGGCACCGTGTTTCCCATCATCTCGCAGGGGCTGACCCAAACCAAGATCGCCGTCGGACCGCCCTACTTCAACAAGGTCGATGGCCCCCTCTTCCTTGCCATCCTTGTGCTCATGGCCATTGGCCCCCTGCTCGGCTGGCGGCGGAGTTCACCGGAGATGCTCCGCCGCAATCTGACCCCGCCCATTGCCTTCTCCATTGCTGTGATCGCTCTCCTGATCATGATGGTCACCCGGCGCTGGGTGCCGGTGGTGGCCTGGGGCGTGTGCGCACTCGTGGTCGGCGCCATCCTCTGGGAGTATTACCGCGGCGCCCGCGCCCGCCACATCGCTGCCAAAGAAAGCTGGCCCGTCGCCCTGGGGCAGATCATGATCCGCAACCAGCGGCGCTACGGCGGCTATATTGTCCATCTTGGCATCATCTTCATCACCGTGGCTGTGACCGGCGTCAGCAACTTCCAGTTCAACCTCAAGACGAGCCTGAATCTGAACGAGAGCGCCACGCTGGCCGGCTACACCTTCACCTTCGTCGGCCTGCAAGAAGAACGGGCCTCCAACCACGACGCCATGATCGCCACGGTGCAGGTGACGAAAAACGGCCGCTCGGTGGCGACCCTGACCCCGCGCATGAATTTCTACACCGCTGTTAGCGGCCGCGACATGGGGCCGACGACCGAGGTGGGAGTGCGGAGCAACCTGCGTGAGGATGTCTACATTGTCTTCAACGGCTGGGAGCAGAACGGCCAACTGGGCGCCTTCGAGATCTTCGTCAATCCACTGATGTTGTGGATGTGGATCGGCGGCGTCATCCTGATTGCCGGGACGCTGTTCGCCCTCTGGCCGATCACCGTGCGCGCCACCCGCCGCGTCTCTGTCCCCGCTGCCCTTCAGCCCGCCCAGCCGTGA
- the purF gene encoding amidophosphoribosyltransferase: MPAQDTFHEACGVAGVFLPGGRGNGVAGRENHAARALFFALYALNHRGQESAGMATCEDGIVHLHKDMGLVSQVFNEHNLAPLKGNFGIGHTRYSTTGGSSLRNAQPYLIETIHGPLAVAHNGNLVNASVLRRQLLQRGVGLVSTSDSEVITQMLATPTVGGANPFGPWLPAGAWEDRIASFMDRAEGAYCLAILTREALYAVRDPWGLRPLCLGEVEWEGEKGYVFASESCALATIGARFLREVEPGEIVRVDEEGLHSTQARPPKTRRFCSFEYVYFARPDSMFEGQTVHHVRQALGRRLAREAPVEADLVVGVPDSSTPAAIGYAMESGIPFSEGFTKNRYIGRTFIQPGDHLRKMGVRLKYNPLAGNLAGKRLVMVDDSIVRGNTAGPLVQLLREGGATEVHVRISSPPVRHPCFMGIDMPTPEELIGAHMDVEAIRRLLGADSLAYLSLDGMLAAIEQGIPASQPCGHCHACFSGDYPVGGRGE; this comes from the coding sequence GTGCCAGCCCAAGATACCTTTCATGAAGCCTGCGGCGTCGCAGGCGTTTTTCTGCCTGGGGGACGTGGCAACGGCGTCGCAGGGCGGGAGAACCATGCCGCGCGGGCGTTGTTCTTTGCCCTCTATGCGCTCAACCATCGCGGGCAGGAAAGCGCCGGCATGGCCACCTGCGAGGATGGTATCGTCCATCTGCACAAGGATATGGGCCTGGTGTCGCAGGTGTTCAACGAACACAACCTGGCGCCGCTCAAGGGCAACTTTGGCATCGGCCACACCCGCTATTCCACCACCGGCGGCAGCAGTCTGCGTAATGCCCAGCCCTATCTGATCGAAACCATCCACGGGCCGCTGGCCGTGGCCCACAACGGCAACCTGGTCAATGCCTCGGTCCTGCGACGCCAGCTTCTGCAGCGCGGGGTGGGGCTGGTGTCCACCTCGGATAGCGAGGTGATCACGCAGATGCTGGCGACGCCCACGGTGGGGGGAGCGAACCCGTTCGGCCCCTGGCTGCCGGCCGGGGCCTGGGAGGATCGCATTGCCTCGTTCATGGACAGGGCCGAGGGCGCTTACTGCCTGGCCATCCTTACCCGCGAGGCCCTTTACGCTGTGCGCGACCCCTGGGGTCTGCGGCCGCTGTGCCTGGGCGAGGTGGAGTGGGAGGGCGAGAAGGGCTACGTCTTTGCCAGCGAGTCGTGCGCTCTGGCTACCATCGGCGCCCGTTTCCTGCGCGAGGTCGAACCGGGCGAGATCGTGCGCGTGGACGAGGAGGGCCTGCACAGCACCCAGGCGCGACCGCCCAAGACCCGCCGTTTTTGCAGTTTCGAGTATGTCTACTTCGCCCGGCCTGATTCGATGTTCGAGGGCCAGACGGTGCATCATGTGCGGCAGGCGCTGGGCCGCCGGCTGGCGCGCGAGGCGCCGGTGGAAGCAGACCTGGTGGTGGGCGTGCCCGATTCATCCACCCCGGCCGCCATCGGTTATGCGATGGAGTCGGGCATCCCCTTCAGCGAGGGCTTCACGAAGAACCGCTACATTGGCCGCACCTTCATTCAGCCGGGCGACCACCTGCGTAAGATGGGCGTGCGGTTGAAGTACAACCCTCTGGCCGGGAACCTGGCCGGGAAGCGGCTGGTGATGGTGGATGACAGCATCGTGCGCGGGAACACGGCCGGGCCGCTGGTGCAGCTTTTGCGCGAGGGTGGGGCCACCGAGGTGCATGTGCGGATTTCCAGCCCGCCGGTGCGCCATCCTTGCTTCATGGGCATCGATATGCCAACGCCTGAGGAACTGATCGGCGCCCACATGGATGTCGAGGCCATCCGCCGACTGCTCGGCGCCGACAGCCTGGCCTACCTCAGCCTGGATGGCATGTTGGCCGCCATCGAGCAAGGCATCCCTGCCTCCCAACCCTGTGGCCACTGCCATGCCTGCTTCAGCGGCGATTATCCGGTGGGGGGGAGGGGGGAGTAG